The Anopheles merus strain MAF chromosome 2L, AmerM5.1, whole genome shotgun sequence genome has a segment encoding these proteins:
- the LOC121594189 gene encoding uncharacterized protein LOC121594189 isoform X1, whose amino-acid sequence MDDRLLQRLTVIHNHLYFLQYKPFVKHLPMIELIFCLAIFLRSFKVDSVVYRMLVNKRVIVQFLRMIVSQLNYIKRNLLDIETKLKDIVQDHDQSLEVLKRDAIIESISEELETMAVPNKSYVVDQFCEKMAAVIYKTDTRLNQACENDLIVDFLKQIKKSNKRWAQQKIDEINYLKQESKDRLIALVKSRIPCTTHPANVADRLIKLMKGKTSVAQIVADESFSMEHLMSKQDRRTVRRIFKCYNKTKQYYSLTKIYGSLSQMGELNHKNGAVFVSCIKRALTVLGETMKNTKSTPNMPHGRIRNTIEKLLMPQLSTFNISHRNTYAKAFSLKRLLIADNLEENILINLPYYMTVVRVMLLLLIAVLGADIRRSFYGLLYECNTVQALRLLLLYVENNDDLAKMLKECLKEVKNYFDNIEKLLKEFEHSPVGQKAQFKHAEQHFTQQYAFNEELRTMVETEETISNLRKTCFACTDIITIRRLLRWKLESYHPNRLLQRMAKEWDTSTTEINSMVNLDTRLVTINIATVPNKLKMIQMAMDSAHYYGCIEHTRQLAKQIGVDATDDSKHQTLNTKLRSYYDNMFFLDNKWKSLNEFCKQNHILLPSDKVHSLREEDEARLQQLFEERQNRLRTILEIGNIREVEDIASCIKTISPCIIAALEYIQLEVCEILTTVGYFGDNFYYLKHRIPMIMGKSYRNLLAHDALSYDILSDSGEEKLLINAFVLANTKITLFPTANNKPQCSNTMELSFPTPEDIFRWVAKQEKLLEVLKSDDSQLLQVMMQAGGEIKSHFYYALQPDQHQPCYVDLTKVVHRFCRPNSPVIQLLGRYFPSFAKTYHHPEIMLQNALERSDFHQVVDLYCSLPEMEFDKRVFSWPMLLSKFSSDFIARLPLQCKQDYLNLFLDYGNESCAREMISNYIQIPSQHTVSHAMIRGMYSVVELLVQNTSRLQTNDMEQAIIMHWNDLLPAIAVKTELDAQEYVTLLETAVKVHNEKAVKYLLQDTLKRTAKALKVCIITAALHGRNNILKYLLSHFFTPVSITLLEALREAAATKHWITTRLLFEAVGSEKLESACDARMTDILLGFVTLGQSRLIRKIVSLYKFNYKIIKYHPLALAVEYVKASPRMIATLRLLGFGWLDCTTILHEIILQGSDQPSWNAIWSDIDDQLSKTFTLNSDHCTLVINVLQRWKTIAFVEQIKSSNTSLCCAIQSNDKSILRTLLSRSHDMRNLNDSGILQGIVFQIGSSIVRLDTEHEQWDVRTCCDKMINRMTHLFASSNEMCWQEFTSVCGEVVVHLSVFPSEEISQPIEVEFKIRVQEFKNNTRLIDNLQDVQTIANEIFNKHTAVHATFTKGNRTVHFWRLEDLSSAYDIYPPDSAIDLSPLVNIPALFGKTVLHCAALKETDVETLKLLMENGAHPLLKDKFGKTPIHHALQNPMKPELALCLMKECVVRCLCSVEGSSLTEVTDGDGKNKLIHTATIWGHEDAILYLIRNNADVTARNVHLQTPAHIVAVKPMYNSVALMKILLNQDRGLLNLVDSYGCTPLGWAAKVGNIKLLHTIMEYRPDFDNTSANRDALKYALMAHHAQWVKCFIELLTANGIQGITKLFDMDLIMLSLDVDDWQLSVVLLEYELGHTLTKQPTRGDLDRFNTIIQSAGDLTTKHESKRFIMLLKCLIPIRPTTP is encoded by the coding sequence ATGGACGATCGTTTATTGCAACGACTGACGGTAATCCATAACCATCTCTATTTTCTGCAGTACAAACCGTTCGTTAAGCACCTGCCGATGATAGAGCTGATATTTTGTCTGGCGATATTTCTACGATCATTTAAGGTCGATTCCGTGGTCTATCGCATGCTAGTGAACAAACGGGTTATAGTACAGTTTCTACGCATGATCGTTTCGCAATTAAATTACATCAAAAGGAATCTTCTGGATATAGAAACGAAGTTAAAGGATATAGTACAGGATCATGATCAATCACTTGAAGTTTTAAAAAGGGATGCAATAATTGAAAGTATTTCTGAGGAACTGGAAACCATGGCTGTTCCTAACAAGTCCTATGTCGTAGATCAATTCTGCGAAAAGATGGCAGCCGTTATATATAAAACTGATACTCGTCTTAACCAAGCATGTGAGAATGATCTTATTGTGGACTTTTTGAAGCAAATTAAAAAGAGCAACAAACGATGGGCCCAACAGAAGATCGACGAAATAAATTATCTCAAACAAGAAAGCAAAGACCGTTTGATCGCGTTAGTCAAAAGCCGTATACCTTGCACCACACACCCGGCGAATGTTGCCGATCGATTGATCAAACTCATGAAAGGCAAAACATCGGTAGCACAGATCGTGGCCGACGAATCTTTCAGCATGGAGCATCTGATGAGTAAACAGGATCGACGTACCGTACGAAGGATATTCAAGTGTTacaataaaacgaaacaatacTACTCGCTCACCAAGATTTACGGTAGTTTATCCCAGATGGGTGAATTGAATCACAAAAATGGGGCCGTGTTTGTCTCGTGCATAAAGAGAGCACTTACCGTTTTAGGTGAGACGATGAAAAACACCAAAAGCACACCCAATATGCCGCACGGACGCATCCGCAACACTATAGAGAAATTACTGATGCCGCAACTTTCGACATTTAACATATCACATCGTAATACGTATGCAAAGGCATTTTCACTGAAAAGGCTTTTGATTGCGGATAATTTGGAAGAAAATATATTAATCAATCTACCGTACTACATGACCGTCGTGAGGGTAATGTTGTTACTGTTGATCGCGGTGCTGGGAGCCGATATCAGGCGCTCATTCTACGGTTTGTTGTATGAATGTAATACTGTACAGGCGTTACGCTTGCTGCTACTATACGTAGAGAATAATGATGATTTAGCGAAAATGCTAAAGGAGTGTTTAAAAGAAGTTAAAAATTATTTCGACAATATAGAGAAGCTATTAAAAGAATTTGAACATAGCCCCGTTGGACAGAAAGCTCAATTTAAACACGCCGAGCAACATTTCACTCAGCAATATGCTTTCAACGAAGAGTTGCGAACAATGGTGGAAACGGAAGAAACAATCTCGAATTTGCGTAAAACGTGCTTTGCCTGTACCGATATCATTACAATCCGACGTTTGCTTCGTTGGAAGCTTGAATCATACCATCCGAACAGATTGTTGCAAAGAATGGCCAAAGAATGGGATACTTCTACTACAGAAATTAACTCAATGGTTAATCTCGATACACGATTAGTGACAATAAACATTGCAACCGTGCCAAACAAGCTTAAAATGATACAGATGGCTATGGACTCGGCTCACTATTACGGTTGCATCGAACACACGCGCCAGCTAGCCAAACAAATTGGAGTAGATGCGACTGATGACTCTAAACACCAGACGCTTAATACTAAACTTCGATCTTACTATGATAACATGTTCTTCCTCGATAACAAATGGAAGTCGCTAAATGAATTCTGCAAACAGAACCACATTTTGCTGCCGAGCGATAAAGTACACAGTCTGCGTGAGGAAGATGAGGCCCGTCTGCAGCAGTTGTTTGAAGAGCGACAGAATAGATTACGAACGATCCTCGAAATAGGGAATATACGAGAGGTGGAAGACATTGCAAGCTGTATAAAAACTATCTCCCCCTGCATTATTGCTGCGCTCGAGTACATTCAACTTGAAGTTTGCGAAATCTTGACCACGGTCGGATACTTTGGAGATAACTTCTACTATCTAAAGCATCGCATACCGATGATCATGGGGAAAAGCTATCGCAATCTTCTTGCACACGATGCCTTGTCCTACGATATACTCAGCGACAGTGGAGAGGAAAAGCTGCTCATTAATGCGTTCGTCTTAGCCAACACGAAAATAACTCTCTTCCCCACAGCCAATAACAAACCACAATGCAGCAATACCATGGAACTAAGCTTTCCTACTCCCGAGGACATTTTTCGGTGGGtcgcaaaacaagaaaaattaTTAGAAGTCTTGAAATCGGACGACTCACAACTGCTGCAAGTGATGATGCAGGCCGGTGGAGAAATAAAGAGCCATTTCTATTATGCACTACAACCGGATCAACACCAACCCTGTTATGTTGATCTCACGAAGGTTGTCCATCGCTTTTGCCGACCTAATTCACCCGTAATACAACTATTGGGCCGTTATTTTCCCTCTTTTGCAAAAACATATCACCATCCCGAGATTATGTTGCAAAATGCTCTTGAACGAAGCGATTTCCATCAGGTGGTTGATCTTTATTGCAGCTTACCTGAAATGGAGTTTGATAAGAGGGTGTTTTCCTGGCCGATGCTGCTATCAAAATTTTCATCGGATTTTATTGCTAGATTACCCTTGCAATGTAAACAAGATTATCTAAATCTATTTCTCGACTACGGTAATGAGTCATGTGCCCGGGAAATGATTTCTAACTATATTCAGATTCCCAGCCAACATACAGTAAGCCATGCGATGATACGTGGAATGTACTCGGTTGTCGAGTTGTTGGTGCAGAACACGTCCCGTCTACAGACAAATGATATGGAGCAGGCGATCATTATGCATTGGAACGATCTGCTGCCTGCTATTGCAGTCAAGACTGAGCTCGATGCTCAAGAGTACGTGACTCTGCTAGAAACAGCTGTAAAAGTACACAACGAAAAGGCGGTAAAATATTTGCTTCAAGACACGCTAAAGCGTACCGCCAAAGCTCTTAAAGTATGTATCATAACTGCTGCACTTCACGGACggaataacattttaaagTATTTGTTGAGTCATTTTTTTACACCAGTGTCCATCACTTTACTAGAAGCGCTTCGCGAAGCCGCCGCTACCAAACACTGGATAACGACGCGATTATTGTTCGAAGCAGTAGGATCAGAAAAGCTGGAATCTGCCTGTGACGCTAGAATGACAGACATCCTACTAGGATTTGTcacgcttggtcagtcacgaTTGATTAGAAAGATAGTATCACTTTACAAGTTCAATTACAAGATTATTAAATACCATCCACTGGCGTTGGCCGTAGAATATGTAAAAGCTAGTCCTAGAATGATTGCAACGTTACGTCTGCTAGGTTTCGGGTGGCTCGATTGCACCACGATTCTGCACGAAATAATACTTCAAGGAAGCGACCAACCCTCTTGGAATGCAATATGGAGTGACATCGATGATCAGCTGTCTAAGACATTTACTCTCAATTCTGATCACTGCACTTTAGTTATCAATGTGCTGCAACGCTGGAAAACGATCGCGTTCGTCGAGCAAATCAAATCGAGCAATACTTCCTTATGCTGTGCCATACAATCGAACGACAAATCAATCCTTCGGACACTACTCAGCCGCTCTCATGACATGAGGAACCTCAACGATAGTGGAATTCTTCAAGGGATTGTGTTCCAGATCGGTTCTTCGATCGTTCGACTCGATACCGAGCATGAACAATGGGATGTGCGGACATGCTGTGACAAGATGATCAACCGAATGACCCACCTGTTTGCGAGTTCGAATGAAATGTGTTGGCAGGAGTTTACAAGCGTCTGCGGTGAAGTAGTGGTTCACTTATCTGTGTTTCCTTCTGAAGAAATATCCCAACCAATAGAGGTAGAATTCAAGATCAGGGTTCAAGAGTTCAAGAATAACACCAGGCTTATTGATAACCTGCAGGATGTACAAACcattgcaaatgaaatattcaacaaacacacagcagtACATGCAACGTTTACTAAAGGCAATCGAACCGTGCATTTCTGGCGTTTGGAAGACTTGTCCAGTGCATACGATATTTACCCACCAGATAGTGCCATCGATCTGTCACCTCTTGTGAACATACCGGCACTCTTCGGAAAAACAGTTTTACACTGTGCTGCCTTAAAGGAAACGGATGTGGAAACGTTAAAACTGCTGATGGAAAACGGCGCCCATCCTTTGCTGAAAGATAAATTCGGAAAAACGCCCATACATCATGCCCTGCAGAACCCTATGAAGCCTGAGTTAGCGTTGTGCTTAATGAAGGAATGTGTTGTGCGTTGTTTGTGTAGCGTCGAGGGTTCATCACTAACGGAGGTGACTGATGGGGATGGAAAAAATAAGCTTATTCATACTGCTACGATTTGGGGACATGAAGATGCGATACTGTATTTGATAAGGAACAACGCCGACGTGACGGCGCGGAATGTCCATCTTCAAACGCCTGCACACATAGTGGCTGTTAAACCGATGTACAATTCTGTTGCGTTGATGAAAATCTTGCTCAACCAGGACAGAGGCTTGCTGAACTTGGTTGACTCATACGGTTGCACACCGTTGGGCTGGGCTGCCAAAGTAGGTAACATCAAACTTTTGCATACAATCATGGAATACAGGCCGGACTTCGATAATACATCAGCAAATCGGGATGCCCTTAAATATGCACTCATGGCACATCACGCACAATGGGTCAAATGTTTCATCGAACTTCTCACCGCGAACGGCATCCAGGGAATTACGAAGTTGTTTGATATGGATTTAATCATGTTGTCCCTCGATGTGGACGATTGGCAACTATCAGTGGTGCTGCTCGAGTACGAATTAGGTCATACTTTAACGAAGCAACCTACGAGAGGTGATTTAGATCGTTTTAATACCATTATACAGAGTGCTGGTGATCTGACGACCAAACACGAATCGAAACGATTCATTATGTTGCTGAAATGTTTAATCCCGATAAGGCCTACAACACCGTAG
- the LOC121594189 gene encoding uncharacterized protein LOC121594189 isoform X4: MCIKETRTDLSCISALFEAISSKDETMLADALRMATIETVLCFESTYGVSPLIWCVQTGDVSYLGLVECLLSSGLYDCQMVDSKGRSVLASIAEKHTDNPKFVEKLIELEIHGVDEETACYRILRQNSLQLLKLYIALKKLDGAALFQPLANALIQINIKNVKIDFDLRVFVQWKLADYGHRHLSGDYKFLPGQTTHHEWKKHIKVISDCWSVIADKYDTVQTVRQAPADARDDLLFGNIFNHLSPSKRLFYVSPDSE, encoded by the exons ATGTGTATTAAAGAAACGCGAACCGATCTATCGTGCATTTCAGCACTCTTCGAAGCCATCTCGAGCAAG GATGAGACCATGCTAGCGGATGCCTTGCGAATGGCCACCATCGAAACTGTGCTGTGCTTTGAATCGACCTACGGAGTTTCTCCGTTAATTTGGTGCGTTCAAACTGGCGACGTGAGTTATCTTGGATTGGTGGAATGTCTGCTGTCCAGCGGATTGTACGATTGCCAAATGGTTGACAGCAAGGGCCGCTCAGTACTAGCCAGCATAGCCGAGAAGCATACCGACAATCCTAAGTTTGTGGAAAAGTTAATTGAGCTTGAGATCCATGGAGTGGATGAGGAAACCGCATGCTATAGAATATTAAGACAAAACTCGTTGCAATTACTTAAGCTTTATATAGCTCTAAAGAAACTCGACGGAGCAGCATTGTTTCAACCACTAGCCAACGCCCTGATTCAGataaatatcaaaaatgtgaaaattgaCTTTGATCTACGGGTGTTCGTACAGTGGAAGCTCGCCGACTATGGCCATCGGCATTTATCGGGTGATTACAAATTCCTTCCAGGACAAACGACGCACCATGAGTGGAAGAAGCACATCAAAGTGATAAGTGATTGTTGGAGCGTTATAGCCGATAAGTACGATACTG TACAAACCGTTCGTCAAGCACCTGCCGATGCGAGAGATGATCTTTTGTTTGGCAATATTTTTAACCATCTTTCACCATCCAAGAgattattttatgtttcgcCTGATAGTGAATAA
- the LOC121594189 gene encoding uncharacterized protein LOC121594189 isoform X3, with protein sequence MCIKETRTDLSCISALFEAISSKDETMLADALRMATIETVLCFESTYGVSPLIWCVQTGDVSYLGLVECLLSSGLYDCQMVDSKGRSVLASIAEKHTDNPKFVEKLIELEIHGVDEETACYRILRQNSLQLLKLYIALKKLDGAALFQPLANALIQINIKNVKIDFDLRVFVQWKLADYGHRHLSGDYKFLPGQTTHHEWKKHIKVISDCWSVIADKYDTGNYADIDDRLLQRLKVIHNHLYFLQYKPFVKHLPMREMIFCLAIFLTIFHHPRDYFMFRLIVNKCLVMEFVRTIVRQVECIKENLEKIEEDLKAIRNASDSWTNNSIASFFEILVERLEIANIPNKAYLAKQLHQKRTRPSFTVVVELFKTMKKYDKQWATSKIPEMKQLVKECREHLVAAIKNHIPSALHPANVADRLIAQMKSNTLIDTAVTGIVANESFNMEAFMGGKDRRSIRKLRKCYKHGKQFYSLWKIHNCFSDMDKASLEHPEVSFGCVKHALTVLGESVKNTNSTPNMPNKWIYLMFQKFLTCQFTDCTIFLRNVYAKQFSLARLSITYDMEREILKEVSEQVVPFLLKLRILFISALAGIRRTFCGMLYRCASLEALRSLLQYANIEIDASGEETHWYAEVEYFFNHKTPNPKRPVKHAALFEQVELQLIQQCAMIKEWLAMIHTQNRVPFSSLRQTCFACNDITTIRRLLRWKLELCYPNKMLQRMCSTWNSSTLERINISTLFPSLSAIDPDTVSGNLRTIQQAMGSAHNCIDHTRKLTFDFRIANSIDETMLEELNTMLRPYYDNMFLLDHKWKALQTFCKKHQLPWNIPLAAELRVRDQALLQQLFDNRRKKLRSLLEIHGIRKVEDIAIMIKNDYPLVNASIQCYQQEICEMLTAVGYFGDSFHYLKHRLPMIIGKSYRNLLAHDNLSYNVLTDGGDEKIVINAFILAHKTHYLFDERQGDQIEFSFPAIEDTYEWIDDQHRLLTAVKLDDVDQVHRIMQTGGDLRKLFCTSPFHQRERVNYLLQHVCRFCLSNSAVINLLGRYFPTFADYNHCPDIIWQKALDRQEYEKVVELFSIKTVVKNECNLESTIETVNRVPENVFAWPMFLSRVLAKTMTAISWRDKQVYLNLFLDYGNESCAREMISSYIKNPEQSTVSHAMIRGMYSVVELLVQNTFRLQANDMEHAIIMHWNDLLPAIAVKTKLDAKEYVTLLETAVKVHNEKAVEYLLQDTLKRTAKALKLLHFMAETTC encoded by the exons ATGTGTATTAAAGAAACGCGAACCGATCTATCGTGCATTTCAGCACTCTTCGAAGCCATCTCGAGCAAG GATGAGACCATGCTAGCGGATGCCTTGCGAATGGCCACCATCGAAACTGTGCTGTGCTTTGAATCGACCTACGGAGTTTCTCCGTTAATTTGGTGCGTTCAAACTGGCGACGTGAGTTATCTTGGATTGGTGGAATGTCTGCTGTCCAGCGGATTGTACGATTGCCAAATGGTTGACAGCAAGGGCCGCTCAGTACTAGCCAGCATAGCCGAGAAGCATACCGACAATCCTAAGTTTGTGGAAAAGTTAATTGAGCTTGAGATCCATGGAGTGGATGAGGAAACCGCATGCTATAGAATATTAAGACAAAACTCGTTGCAATTACTTAAGCTTTATATAGCTCTAAAGAAACTCGACGGAGCAGCATTGTTTCAACCACTAGCCAACGCCCTGATTCAGataaatatcaaaaatgtgaaaattgaCTTTGATCTACGGGTGTTCGTACAGTGGAAGCTCGCCGACTATGGCCATCGGCATTTATCGGGTGATTACAAATTCCTTCCAGGACAAACGACGCACCATGAGTGGAAGAAGCACATCAAAGTGATAAGTGATTGTTGGAGCGTTATAGCCGATAAGTACGATACTGGTAATTATGCAGACATTGACGACCGTTTATTGCAACGATTGAAGGTAATTCATAACCATCTCTACTTCCTGCAGTACAAACCGTTCGTCAAGCACCTGCCGATGCGAGAGATGATCTTTTGTTTGGCAATATTTTTAACCATCTTTCACCATCCAAGAgattattttatgtttcgcCTGATAGTGAATAAATGTCTTGTGATGGAGTTTGTGCGCACGATTGTCAGGCAAGTAGAATGCATTAAAGAAAATCttgaaaaaatagaagaagaccTCAAGGCAATAAGAAATGCCTCAGATTCGTGGACCAATAATAGCATAGCAAGTTTTTTCGAGATACTCGTAGAGAGACTAGAAATAGCGAATATTCCTAACAAAGCGTATCTTGCTAAGCAACTTCACCAAAAGAGAACGAGGCCATCCTTTACGGTCGTAGTGGAACTGTTCAAAACAATGAAGAAATATGACAAACAGTGGGCCACTTCAAAGATTCCTGAAATGAAACAGCTTGTGAAGGAATGTAGAGAGCATCTTGTCGCGGCTATTAAAAATCATATACCAAGCGCGTTACATCCAGCAAACGTTGCTGATCGCTTGATCGCACAAATGAAAAGCAATACATTAATCGACACAGCTGTAACGGGCATCGTCGCCAATGAATCGTTCAACATGGAAGCGTTTATGGGTGGCAAGGATCGACGATCTATAAGAAAGCTACGGAAATGCTACAAGCACGGTAAACAGTTTTATTCACTCTGGAAAATTCACAACTGCTTTTCGGACATGGACAAAGCTTCCCTGGAACATCCGGAAGTATCTTTTGGTTGTGTAAAACACGCACTAACGGTGCTCGGCGAATCGGTGAAAAACACGAACAGTACCCCTAATATGCCCAACAAATGGATTTATCtaatgtttcaaaaattcCTAACTTGTCAGTTTACAGATTGTACCATCTTTCTTCGCAATGTCTACGCGAAGCAATTTTCCCTAGCGAGACTGTCCATAACGTATGATATGGAGAGAGAAATATTGAAGGAGGTGTCCGAACAAGTGGTACCTTTCTTATTAAAGTTacgtattttgtttatttctgcACTTGCTGGTATCCGACGCACCTTCTGTGGGATGCTATATCGGTGTGCTTCGTTGGAAGCGTTACGATCGCTGTTACAGTATGCTAATATTGAGATAGATGCCTCCGGTGAAGAAACACATTGGTACGCAGAggtggaatatttttttaaccatAAAACGCCAAATCCTAAACGGCCAGTGAAGCATGCAGCTCTTTTTGAACAAGTAGAGCTGCAGTTAATACAACAGTGTGCGATGATTAAAGAGTGGTTGGCAATGATACATACACAGAATAGAGTACCGTTCTCGAGTTTGCGCCAAACTTGCTTTGCCTGCAACGATATCACCACTATTCGACGATTGCTAAGATGGAAGCTGGAATTGTGTTATCCAAATAAAATGCTGCAAAGGATGTGTAGCACATGGAATTCTTCTACACTTGAGCGGATAAATATTTCAACGCTTTTTCCTTCGCTGTCTGCAATTGATCCAGATACGGTGAGCGGAAATCTACGAACAATTCAGCAAGCAATGGGTTCTGCACACAATTGCATCGACCACACTAGGAAGCTTACCTTCGACTTCAGAATAGCTAACAGCATCGATGAGACCATGCTCGAGGAGCTCAATACTATGTTGCGACCGTACTATGATAACATGTTCCTTCTGGACCATAAGTGGAAAGCACTTCAAACGTTCTGCAAAAAACATCAATTACCATGGAATATCCCACTGGCAGCCGAGCTAAGAGTGCGTGATCAGGCTCTTTTGCAGCAGCTGTTTGACAATCGACGGAAAAAGCTACGATCGTTGCTTGAGATACACGGCATCCGAAAGGTGGAGGATATTGCCATCATGATAAAAAATGATTATCCGCTGGTCAATGCCTCCATTCAGTGTTATCAACAGGAAATCTGCGAAATGTTGACTGCAGTCGGATACTTTGGAGATAGTTTCCATTACCTAAAGCATCGCCTACCGATGATCATCGGGAAAAGCTATCGCAATCTCCTTGCACACGATAACCTGTCATACAACGTTCTAACAGACGGAGGAGATGAAAAGATAGTGATCAATGCATTCATATTGGCTCACAAGACACATTACTTATTCGATGAAAGGCAAGGCGATCAGATCGAGTTCAGCTTCCCCGCTATAGAAGACACATACGAGTGGATCGACGATCAGCATCGACTACTGACAGCAGTTAAATTAGATGATGTAGACCAGGTACACAGAATAATGCAAACTGGAGGAGATTTGCGCAAGTTGTTTTGTACTTCCCCTTTCCACCAGCGTGAACGGGTAAACTACCTGCTACAGCATGTTTGTCGGTTTTGTCTTTCGAATTCAGCCGTCATTAACCTTTTGGGTCGTTATTTTCCAACTTTCGCTGATTACAATCACTGTCCAGACATAATCTGGCAGAAAGCGCTTGATCGGCAAGAATATGAAAAAGTTGTTGAGCTTTTCAGCATTAAAACAGTAGTTAAAAACGAATGCAATCTGGAGAGTACAATCGAAACCGTGAACAGAGTTCCAGAGAATGTTTTTGCTTGGCCGATGTTTTTATCTCGAGTTTTAGCTAAAACGATGACTGCAATATCCTGGCGAGACAAACAAGTATATCTAAATCTATTTCTCGATTACGGTAATGAGTCATGTGCTCGGGAAATGATTTCTAGTTATATTAAGAATCCCGAACAATCTACAGTAAGCCATGCGATGATACGTGGAATGTACTCGGTAGTCGAGTTGTTGGTGCAGAACACATTCCGTCTACAGGCGAATGATATGGAGCACGCGATCATCATGCATTGGAATGATCTGCTGCCTGCTATTGCAGTCAAGACTAAACTCGATGCAAAAGAGTACGTGACTCTGCTAGAAACAGCTGTAAAGGTACACAACGAAAAGGCGGTAGAATATTTGCTTCAAGACACGCTAAAGCGTACCGCCAAAGCTCTTAAACTGCTGCACTTCATGGCAGAGACAACGTGTTAA